Proteins encoded by one window of Clostridium cagae:
- a CDS encoding ABC transporter substrate-binding protein: MNNKLKKFIITLIITALAVGAVGCFNNQKDKLKKSSTEANTSNFETVKFIYSDGAKDYDVIVESPRQKAVTLSQFMTEMLLALGLENKMIGTALLDNPILPEFEEAYNKIPVLKIGEGHSVSKESFIATGADFVSGWDSSISEQTTGAPDELISKDITPFMAKSYRADSTVETVYEDFELLGKIFGVQDKAKEVIGKMKSDIKVVTDKVGDIKNQDRVKMMVYDSGENDAMVVGSGLANNLIELAGGNNVFSKNATKPYINVSWESIVAENPEVILVTDFMAGDPVQEKIDFLKVHPALKDVPAIKNNKIYVVGLADLSPGIRNPKLIEQMYGYFFGESK, translated from the coding sequence ATGAATAATAAGCTGAAAAAATTTATAATCACATTAATAATAACTGCATTAGCTGTAGGGGCAGTAGGATGCTTTAATAATCAAAAAGATAAGTTGAAAAAATCAAGTACTGAAGCTAATACAAGTAATTTTGAAACAGTAAAATTTATATATTCAGATGGTGCTAAGGATTATGATGTAATAGTAGAATCACCAAGACAAAAAGCAGTTACATTATCTCAATTTATGACAGAAATGTTATTAGCATTAGGTTTAGAGAATAAAATGATAGGAACAGCACTTTTAGATAATCCTATATTACCTGAATTTGAAGAAGCCTATAATAAAATACCAGTACTTAAAATAGGAGAAGGTCATTCTGTATCTAAAGAATCTTTTATAGCAACAGGTGCAGATTTTGTAAGTGGATGGGATTCATCTATAAGTGAACAAACTACAGGAGCGCCTGACGAACTTATATCAAAAGATATAACTCCATTTATGGCTAAGTCTTACAGAGCAGATTCTACAGTAGAAACTGTTTATGAAGATTTTGAATTATTAGGAAAAATTTTTGGAGTACAAGATAAAGCTAAAGAAGTAATAGGTAAAATGAAAAGTGATATAAAAGTTGTAACTGATAAAGTTGGAGACATAAAAAATCAAGATAGAGTTAAAATGATGGTATATGATTCTGGTGAAAATGATGCAATGGTAGTTGGATCAGGTCTTGCTAACAATTTAATAGAGCTTGCAGGTGGAAATAATGTATTTTCTAAAAATGCAACTAAGCCTTATATAAATGTTTCGTGGGAAAGCATAGTAGCAGAGAATCCAGAAGTCATATTAGTGACTGATTTTATGGCTGGAGATCCAGTACAAGAGAAAATAGATTTCTTGAAAGTTCATCCTGCACTTAAAGATGTACCTGCTATAAAGAATAACAAAATTTATGTTGTAGGATTAGCTGATTTATCTCCAGGTATTAGAAATCCTAAGCTTATAGAGCAAATGTACGGATATTTCTTTGGAGAAAGTAAGTAA
- a CDS encoding FecCD family ABC transporter permease — protein MQIALEDKKSISKKKGFLFWVISLSIILVGTIVAAIAIGSTYIEPGEVYKVSLSKLTNGEVYSDVGSVMTQNIIWEIRLTRVLLGAICGAGLAICGVLMQCVTKNPIAEPYILGISSGASCGAVFVIVLGGMSSIGINSVGAGAFVGSLISGILVFVIGTQMGKTTSTTRLVLSGMAISTIFSALTNLLIYSAENSNQAKSALFWTVGSLGGAKWEVLLFPFIILVVVIIGALVMSKSLDILLLGDDSAIILGINIKLIKSIILILATLLTSALVSITGAIGFIGLVVPHICRTITGSDHKKLIVLSSLIGAIFLIASDIIARGLFPPIEIPIGIITSLVGGPFFLYLISKKNYSFGGKE, from the coding sequence ATGCAGATAGCTTTAGAAGATAAAAAAAGCATTTCTAAAAAGAAGGGTTTTTTATTCTGGGTTATATCGTTAAGCATAATATTAGTAGGTACAATAGTTGCAGCAATAGCTATAGGTAGTACGTATATTGAACCAGGAGAAGTATATAAAGTATCACTTAGTAAATTAACAAATGGAGAAGTGTACAGTGATGTAGGAAGTGTAATGACACAAAACATAATATGGGAAATAAGACTTACTAGAGTATTGCTTGGAGCCATATGTGGAGCAGGACTTGCAATTTGTGGAGTGCTTATGCAATGTGTCACTAAAAATCCAATAGCTGAACCATATATATTGGGTATATCATCAGGGGCATCTTGTGGTGCTGTTTTTGTTATAGTTTTAGGTGGTATGTCATCGATCGGAATAAATAGTGTTGGAGCAGGAGCCTTTGTAGGTTCTCTTATATCAGGAATATTAGTTTTTGTGATAGGTACTCAAATGGGTAAAACAACATCTACAACAAGATTAGTATTATCAGGTATGGCAATATCAACAATATTTTCAGCACTTACTAACTTACTTATATATTCAGCAGAAAATTCAAATCAAGCCAAAAGTGCTCTATTTTGGACTGTTGGTAGTTTAGGGGGAGCAAAATGGGAGGTTTTATTATTTCCATTTATTATATTAGTTGTAGTTATAATAGGAGCATTAGTAATGTCTAAATCACTAGATATATTACTTTTGGGTGATGATAGCGCAATAATACTTGGAATAAATATAAAACTTATAAAATCTATAATTTTAATATTAGCTACATTACTTACATCAGCATTAGTTTCTATAACTGGGGCTATAGGATTTATAGGACTTGTAGTGCCACATATATGTAGAACAATAACAGGAAGTGATCATAAAAAACTTATAGTGCTTTCATCATTAATAGGTGCAATATTTTTAATAGCATCAGATATTATAGCTAGAGGACTTTTCCCACCAATAGAAATACCTATAGGAATAATAACTTCATTAGTTGGAGGGCCATTCTTCTTATATTTAATTTCTAAGAAAAATTATTCGTTTGGAGGAAAAGAGTAA
- a CDS encoding ABC transporter ATP-binding protein, translated as MFKMKVRNLRFSIDKKEILKDISFDIKKGSFVGIIGPNGSGKSTLLKNIYRLYKPSSGSILLDNKELAKMKHKDCAKEIAVLAQESNTHFDFTVEQIVKMGRYPYKSIFEDYSKDDLQMVKEMLEKVGLESYSSRSFSELSGGEKQRTLIARALVQNTKFLILDEPTNHLDIGYQIQLMDLVKSLNITTLSAIHDMNLASMYCDYLIVMKDGRIKNFGTVDEVINPEMLKEVFGVNAYVGVNPVNKKLQVSFMHTHKHIKGLGADHIHEDGFTGVHTH; from the coding sequence ATGTTTAAAATGAAGGTTAGAAATTTAAGGTTTAGCATAGATAAAAAAGAAATATTAAAAGATATATCTTTTGACATTAAAAAAGGTTCATTTGTAGGAATTATAGGTCCTAATGGTTCGGGGAAATCTACATTACTTAAAAATATATATAGACTATATAAGCCATCAAGTGGAAGTATATTATTAGATAATAAAGAATTAGCCAAAATGAAACATAAAGATTGTGCAAAAGAGATTGCAGTTTTAGCACAAGAAAGTAATACTCATTTTGATTTTACTGTTGAACAAATAGTAAAGATGGGGAGATATCCATATAAATCTATTTTTGAAGATTATTCTAAAGATGATTTACAAATGGTTAAGGAAATGTTAGAAAAAGTAGGATTAGAAAGCTATAGTTCTAGGAGTTTTTCGGAATTATCAGGTGGAGAAAAACAAAGAACATTAATAGCAAGAGCGTTAGTTCAAAATACTAAATTTTTAATATTAGATGAACCAACAAATCATTTAGACATAGGCTATCAAATACAACTTATGGATTTAGTTAAAAGTCTTAATATAACTACTTTATCAGCTATACATGATATGAATCTAGCATCTATGTATTGTGATTATTTGATTGTAATGAAAGATGGAAGGATAAAGAATTTTGGAACAGTAGATGAAGTAATAAATCCTGAAATGTTAAAGGAGGTATTTGGTGTAAATGCGTATGTGGGAGTTAATCCTGTAAATAAAAAATTACAAGTATCATTTATGCACACACATAAGCATATTAAAGGTTTGGGAGCTGACCATATACATGAAGATGGATTTACAGGAGTGCATACTCATTGA
- a CDS encoding DUF2920 family protein — protein sequence MAINNETKVLSQNSIYNKNRNITENNRELKVYYSIPENGVNEETGLLLFIAGFGGQATSNVYKKMRNDFSDKYNLVTVQCDYFGYEFMQSEPEIVTPKIDKEQLKTAFSIKEVEEIYKDGDLNFKKFLEFASKKRQKIIAEVKAITLEDEDNFNDMGILQAIDNVTAVLNVLNILHDKKHSFNSKKIIIYGHSHGAYLSYLCNRYCPNLFSLIIDNSAWLEPVYLNGNRYLNTYLGNLTLTTVFDYLAKNLIKDKEALNLNILYSNFKNECLIITYQGVTDNLIDHKEKEKFCKNIDNCIYNEISKEKIDGIVFKSTNHGLNSDFIKMFDYTMSNFNIKFEKETIMNLPKEVIFKTSDHKYVIHYKNGNPTMKIL from the coding sequence TTGGCTATTAATAATGAAACAAAGGTTTTATCACAAAATAGTATTTATAATAAAAACAGGAATATTACTGAAAATAATAGAGAATTAAAAGTATATTATTCGATTCCTGAAAATGGAGTAAATGAAGAAACTGGTTTACTATTATTTATTGCAGGTTTTGGAGGTCAAGCAACTTCAAATGTATATAAAAAAATGAGAAATGATTTTTCAGATAAATATAATTTAGTAACAGTACAATGTGATTATTTTGGATATGAATTTATGCAATCTGAACCTGAGATAGTAACTCCCAAAATAGATAAGGAACAATTAAAAACTGCATTTAGCATTAAGGAAGTAGAAGAAATCTACAAAGATGGTGATTTAAATTTTAAAAAATTTTTAGAATTTGCTAGTAAGAAAAGACAAAAAATAATTGCAGAAGTTAAAGCAATAACATTAGAAGATGAAGATAATTTTAATGACATGGGTATACTTCAAGCTATTGATAATGTAACAGCTGTTTTAAATGTACTGAATATATTACACGATAAAAAACATTCTTTTAATAGTAAAAAAATTATTATTTATGGGCATTCTCATGGGGCTTATTTGTCTTATTTATGTAATAGATATTGTCCAAATTTATTTTCGCTAATAATTGATAACTCAGCATGGTTAGAACCAGTTTATTTGAATGGAAATAGGTATTTAAATACCTATTTAGGTAATTTAACATTAACAACAGTATTTGACTATTTAGCTAAAAATTTAATTAAAGATAAAGAGGCATTGAATTTAAATATCTTATATTCAAATTTTAAAAATGAGTGTTTAATAATAACTTATCAGGGAGTTACTGATAATCTAATAGATCATAAAGAAAAAGAAAAGTTTTGTAAAAATATAGATAATTGTATTTATAATGAAATATCTAAAGAAAAAATAGATGGTATTGTATTCAAATCAACTAATCATGGATTAAATTCAGATTTTATAAAAATGTTTGATTATACTATGAGTAATTTTAATATAAAATTTGAAAAAGAAACCATAATGAATCTACCAAAAGAAGTTATATTTAAAACAAGTGATCATAAATATGTAATACACTACAAAAATGGAAATCCTACAATGAAAATATTGTAA
- a CDS encoding DEAD/DEAH box helicase, whose product MNFKSLGINENIVNILNKNGIKTPTPIQKESIPKILLGKDVIGEAKTGTGKTLAFLLPIFQNISPNTNGTQVLILSPTRELAIQITEETKKLNVNNDINILAAYGGKDIGSQLKKLKHNIHLVIATPGRLLDHIERKTIDLSKLKTIVIDEADQMLLMGFKNDIEKIMKAASKKHQTLCFSATMDSQVKKLAYRYMINPLFIDIKSPTIAVDKIKQQVVETTDRWKQDSLCAALQEDNPFMAIIFCRTKRRADVLEIALHQKGLNCQKIHSDVPQAKRERIMKSFRNADIQYLIATDVAARGIDISGVSHIYNYDTPETPESYIHRIGRTGRAGEDGYTCMFVAPKDSYLLNAIEKKLGFTIPRREI is encoded by the coding sequence ATGAACTTTAAATCTTTAGGAATAAATGAAAATATAGTTAACATACTAAATAAAAATGGAATTAAAACTCCAACTCCTATTCAAAAGGAAAGTATACCAAAAATTTTATTAGGTAAAGATGTTATCGGTGAAGCCAAAACTGGAACTGGAAAGACTCTTGCCTTTCTTCTTCCTATTTTTCAAAATATCTCCCCTAATACTAACGGAACACAGGTGTTAATCCTATCACCTACTAGAGAATTAGCGATTCAAATAACAGAAGAAACAAAAAAACTTAATGTAAACAATGATATTAATATCTTAGCTGCCTATGGAGGTAAGGATATTGGAAGTCAATTAAAAAAGCTTAAACACAATATCCATTTAGTTATTGCCACTCCTGGTAGACTACTCGATCATATTGAAAGAAAAACTATAGACTTATCAAAACTAAAAACTATAGTTATAGATGAAGCTGATCAAATGTTATTAATGGGCTTTAAAAATGATATTGAAAAAATTATGAAAGCAGCTTCAAAAAAGCATCAAACACTTTGTTTTTCAGCTACTATGGATTCACAAGTAAAAAAGCTTGCTTATAGATATATGATTAATCCATTATTTATAGACATAAAATCACCAACTATAGCTGTTGATAAAATCAAGCAACAAGTTGTAGAAACTACTGATAGATGGAAGCAAGATTCGCTTTGTGCTGCTTTACAAGAAGATAATCCATTTATGGCAATCATATTTTGTAGAACTAAACGTAGAGCTGATGTTCTTGAAATTGCTCTTCATCAAAAAGGCCTTAATTGTCAAAAAATACATAGTGATGTTCCTCAAGCTAAACGTGAAAGAATAATGAAATCTTTTAGAAATGCTGATATTCAATACTTAATAGCAACAGATGTGGCTGCAAGAGGAATTGATATTTCTGGTGTTTCACATATTTACAACTATGATACTCCAGAAACTCCAGAAAGTTATATTCATCGTATAGGAAGAACTGGCCGTGCTGGTGAAGATGGTTATACATGTATGTTCGTAGCACCAAAAGATTCATATCTTTTAAATGCAATAGAAAAAAAATTAGGTTTTACAATTCCTAGACGTGAAATTTAA